In Homo sapiens chromosome 11, GRCh38.p14 Primary Assembly, one DNA window encodes the following:
- the NECTIN1 gene encoding nectin-1 isoform 1 precursor (isoform 1 precursor is encoded by transcript variant 1) — MARMGLAGAAGRWWGLALGLTAFFLPGVHSQVVQVNDSMYGFIGTDVVLHCSFANPLPSVKITQVTWQKSTNGSKQNVAIYNPSMGVSVLAPYRERVEFLRPSFTDGTIRLSRLELEDEGVYICEFATFPTGNRESQLNLTVMAKPTNWIEGTQAVLRAKKGQDDKVLVATCTSANGKPPSVVSWETRLKGEAEYQEIRNPNGTVTVISRYRLVPSREAHQQSLACIVNYHMDRFKESLTLNVQYEPEVTIEGFDGNWYLQRMDVKLTCKADANPPATEYHWTTLNGSLPKGVEAQNRTLFFKGPINYSLAGTYICEATNPIGTRSGQVEVNITEFPYTPSPPEHGRRAGPVPTAIIGGVAGSILLVLIVVGGIVVALRRRRHTFKGDYSTKKHVYGNGYSKAGIPQHHPPMAQNLQYPDDSDDEKKAGPLGGSSYEEEEEEEEGGGGGERKVGGPHPKYDEDAKRPYFTVDEAEARQDGYGDRTLGYQYDPEQLDLAENMVSQNDGSFISKKEWYV; from the exons GCGTCCACTCCCAGGTGGTCCAGGTGAACGACTCCATGTATGGCTTCATCGGCACAGACGTGGTTCTGCACTGCAGCTTTGCCAACCCGCTTCCCAGCGTGAAGATCACCCAGGTCACATGGCAGAAGTCCACCAATGGCTCCAAGCAGAACGTGGCCATCTACAACCCATCCATGGGCGTGTCCGTGCTGGCTCCCTACCGCGAGCGTGTGGAATTCCTGCGGCCCTCCTTCACCGATGGCACTATCCGCCTCTCCCGCCTGGAGCTGGAGGATGAGGGTGTCTACATCTGCGAGTTTGCTACCTTCCCTACGGGCAATCGAGAAAGCCAGCTCAATCTCACGGTGATGG CCAAACCCACCAATTGGATAGAGGGTACCCAGGCAGTGCTTCGAGCCAAGAAGGGGCAGGATGACAAGGTCCTGGTGGCCACCTGCACCTCAGCCAATGGGAAGCCTCCCAGTGTGGTATCCTGGGAAACTCGGTTAAAAGGTGAGGCAGAGTACCAGGAGATCCGGAACCCCAATGGCACAGTGACGGTCATCAGCCGCTACCGCCTGGTGCCCAGCAGGGAAGCCCACCAGCAGTCCTTGGCCTGCATCGTCAACTACCACATGGACCGCTTCAAGGAAAGCCTCACTCTCAACGTGCAGT ATGAGCCTGAGGTAACCATTGAGGGGTTTGATGGCAACTGGTACCTGCAGCGGATGGACGTGAAGCTCACCTGCAAAGCTGATGCTAACCCCCCAGCCACTGAGTACCACTGGACCAC GCTAAATGGCTCTCTCCCCAAGGGTGTGGAGGCCCAGAACAGAACCCTCTTCTTCAAGGGACCCATCAACTACAGCCTGGCAGGGACCTACATCTGTGAGGCCACCAACCCCATCGGTACACGCTCAGGCCAGGTGGAGGTCAATATCACAG AATTCCCCTACACCCCGTCTCCTCCCGAACATGGGCGGCGCGCCGGGCCGGTGCCCACGGCCATCATTGGGGGCGTGGCGGGGAGCATCCTGCTGGTGTTGATTGTGGTCGGCGGGATCGTGGTCGCCCTGCGTCGGCGCCGGCACACCTTCAAGGGTGACTACAGCACCAAGAAGCACGTGTATGGCAACGGCTACAGCAAGGCAGGCATCCCCCAGCACCACCCACCAATGGCACAGAACCTGCAGTACCCCGACGACTCAGACGACGAGAAGAAGGCCGGCCCACTGGGTGGAAGCAGctatgaggaggaggaggaggaggaggagggcggtGGAGGGGGCGAGCGCAAGGTGGGCGGCCCCCACCCCAAATATGACGAGGACGCCAAGCGGCCCTACTTCACCGTGGATGAGGCCGAGGCCCGTCAGGACGGCTACGGGGACCGGACTCTGGGCTACCAGTACGACCCTGAGCAGCTGGACTTGGCTGAGAACATGGTTTCTCAGAACGACGGGTCTTTCATTTCCAAGAAGGAGTGGTACGTGTAG
- the NECTIN1 gene encoding nectin-1 isoform 3 precursor (isoform 3 precursor is encoded by transcript variant 3), with the protein MARMGLAGAAGRWWGLALGLTAFFLPGVHSQVVQVNDSMYGFIGTDVVLHCSFANPLPSVKITQVTWQKSTNGSKQNVAIYNPSMGVSVLAPYRERVEFLRPSFTDGTIRLSRLELEDEGVYICEFATFPTGNRESQLNLTVMAKPTNWIEGTQAVLRAKKGQDDKVLVATCTSANGKPPSVVSWETRLKGEAEYQEIRNPNGTVTVISRYRLVPSREAHQQSLACIVNYHMDRFKESLTLNVQYEPEVTIEGFDGNWYLQRMDVKLTCKADANPPATEYHWTTLNGSLPKGVEAQNRTLFFKGPINYSLAGTYICEATNPIGTRSGQVEVNITAFCQLIYPGKGRTRARMF; encoded by the exons GCGTCCACTCCCAGGTGGTCCAGGTGAACGACTCCATGTATGGCTTCATCGGCACAGACGTGGTTCTGCACTGCAGCTTTGCCAACCCGCTTCCCAGCGTGAAGATCACCCAGGTCACATGGCAGAAGTCCACCAATGGCTCCAAGCAGAACGTGGCCATCTACAACCCATCCATGGGCGTGTCCGTGCTGGCTCCCTACCGCGAGCGTGTGGAATTCCTGCGGCCCTCCTTCACCGATGGCACTATCCGCCTCTCCCGCCTGGAGCTGGAGGATGAGGGTGTCTACATCTGCGAGTTTGCTACCTTCCCTACGGGCAATCGAGAAAGCCAGCTCAATCTCACGGTGATGG CCAAACCCACCAATTGGATAGAGGGTACCCAGGCAGTGCTTCGAGCCAAGAAGGGGCAGGATGACAAGGTCCTGGTGGCCACCTGCACCTCAGCCAATGGGAAGCCTCCCAGTGTGGTATCCTGGGAAACTCGGTTAAAAGGTGAGGCAGAGTACCAGGAGATCCGGAACCCCAATGGCACAGTGACGGTCATCAGCCGCTACCGCCTGGTGCCCAGCAGGGAAGCCCACCAGCAGTCCTTGGCCTGCATCGTCAACTACCACATGGACCGCTTCAAGGAAAGCCTCACTCTCAACGTGCAGT ATGAGCCTGAGGTAACCATTGAGGGGTTTGATGGCAACTGGTACCTGCAGCGGATGGACGTGAAGCTCACCTGCAAAGCTGATGCTAACCCCCCAGCCACTGAGTACCACTGGACCAC GCTAAATGGCTCTCTCCCCAAGGGTGTGGAGGCCCAGAACAGAACCCTCTTCTTCAAGGGACCCATCAACTACAGCCTGGCAGGGACCTACATCTGTGAGGCCACCAACCCCATCGGTACACGCTCAGGCCAGGTGGAGGTCAATATCACAG CTTTCTGTCAACTTATCTATCCGGGCAAAGGGAGGACAAGAGCTAGGATGTTCTGA